The genomic stretch TTACGCACCCGCTGGACATAGCCGCTGCCGTTGCAGTCACGGCACGGCTGCGGGATAAACTGGCCGCTCCCGCCACAGCGGTCGCAGGTCCGGGTCTGGATGAACTGACCGAAGGGCGTGGCGCGGCTAAAGCTCACCTGACCAGTACCATTGCAAGCCGCACAGCGTTCCGGCGCGGTCCCGGGAGCGGCACCCGAACCGCCGCACGTGCCGCAACGTTCGGTTCGCGGCACCCTGACCTCCTTCTCCGCGCCGAAAACCGCTTCCCGGAACGAAAGCTCGAGCTGCGTTTCGAGGTCCGCCCCGCGCTGCGGCCCGTGCCGGCGCCGCCCCCCACCGAAGAAGGCCTCGAAGAGATCTCCGAAACCGAAGTCAAAGCCCAGGTCCCGGAAATCAAAATTCCGGAAGTCAAAACCAAAGCCCTGCCCTTCGGGCCCGGCGTGGCCAAAGCGGTCGTACTGCGCCCGCTTCTCCGGGTCCGAAAGCACCGCGTAAGCCTCGGTGATCTCCCGGAACTTTTCCGCCGCCTCCTCTTTTTTGTCGGGGTTCGCATCCGGGTGGTACTGCCGCGCAAGCCGGCGGTAGGCCTTCTTTATCTCTTCCTGGGTCGCGTTGCGCGAAACCCCGAGAACCTCGTAGTAATCACGCTTAGCCATAAAACCCGCACCTTCTCAAAAAAAAGTCAGCACCTACCATCCGGGAAAAACTATCCGGGGCGCGTAAAGGAGCCCCCGCGTAACCTGAAATATTCCCGCCGCGGCAGGCAAATATCCGGCACTACTTCACCTCGTAGTCCGCATCCATCGTCCGGCCACCCTGCCCGGGGCCGCCAGTCGTCTGGTTTGACGCAGAACTCGCCGCCTGCCGGTACATCTCCGCCGTCAGGGTATGGAGCGGCTCAGTTAAAGCCTCTAACTTTTGCTTGATGAGCGCCGCGTCGTTCCCTGCCAGCGCTTCCTTTAGCTCCTTCACCGCCGCTTCGAGCCGTTC from Thermodesulfitimonas autotrophica encodes the following:
- the dnaJ gene encoding molecular chaperone DnaJ; the protein is MAKRDYYEVLGVSRNATQEEIKKAYRRLARQYHPDANPDKKEEAAEKFREITEAYAVLSDPEKRAQYDRFGHAGPEGQGFGFDFRNFDFRDLGFDFGFGDLFEAFFGGGRRRHGPQRGADLETQLELSFREAVFGAEKEVRVPRTERCGTCGGSGAAPGTAPERCAACNGTGQVSFSRATPFGQFIQTRTCDRCGGSGQFIPQPCRDCNGSGYVQRVRKVKVKVPAGVDNGFRLRLRGEGEAGARGGPPGDLYVYIRVRPDPVFRREGDDLIYEAAISFPQAALGAEIEVPTLEGTTRLKVQEGTQSGTVVRLKGKGVPNPYGHGRGDLIVRLKVVTPTRLTERQKELLREFARLSGDEVAKGDKEKGFFEKVRDAFM